One stretch of Actinomycetota bacterium DNA includes these proteins:
- a CDS encoding zinc ribbon domain-containing protein, translated as MRVEDVEILTDDRIGRPYEVLGLIEARVTAGAAWNKARTVEDVNSKLREVALRMGANAVLNTRYERGISMTSWKALTARGWAVRAESVDKQCPFCAETIKRAASVCRFCGRDLPPQPEN; from the coding sequence ATGCGAGTCGAGGATGTCGAGATCCTCACCGACGACCGGATCGGGCGGCCCTATGAAGTGTTGGGTCTGATCGAAGCTCGTGTCACTGCAGGGGCCGCCTGGAACAAAGCAAGGACAGTCGAGGACGTGAACTCGAAGCTGCGAGAGGTTGCCCTGCGGATGGGGGCCAATGCCGTACTCAACACACGCTACGAACGCGGGATTTCGATGACGTCGTGGAAGGCGCTTACCGCCCGGGGTTGGGCCGTCAGGGCGGAGAGCGTCGACAAGCAGTGTCCCTTCTGCGCTGAGACCATCAAGCGGGCGGCATCGGTATGTCGATTCTGTGGCCGTGATCTTCCACCTCAGCCCGAAAACTGA